Proteins from a genomic interval of Luteibacter pinisoli:
- a CDS encoding DNA topoisomerase I, with amino-acid sequence MAKNLLIVESPAKAKTINKYLGTDFQVLASYGHVRDLRPKEGAVDPEHGFAMAYEVIDRNEKHVDAIAKAASKASSIYLATDLDREGEAISWHISEILRERGLLEGKDVQRVVFSEITPKAIKEAVANPRKLSHDLVDAQQARRALDYLVGFNLSPVLWRKVQRGLSAGRVQSPALRMIVERELEIEAFQAREYWTIQANLVHKDGAFDARLVKLDGKKFEQFDLTNEADAHKARAALDKAASGQFTVGDVTSRERKRRPAPPFTTSTLQQEAARKLGFSTSRTMRVAQGLYEGVSLGSEGNVGLITYMRTDSVALSEDAVGELRDLITREYGKGALPEAVQVYKSKSKNAQEAHEAVRPTSAMRLPRSVASFLNDDQRKLYELIWKRTVACQMVHATMNTVSVEFPVGDSGFRATGTTIVDPGFLAVYEEGRDQKNEDDDEARRLPRLATGDKVPVSAIVADQHFTEPPPRFSEASLVKALEEYGIGRPSTYASIIQVLISREYVMLDSRRFKPTDVGRAVSQFLSGHFKQYVDYDFTARLEDELDAVSRGEEAWVPLLERFWQPFKTLVDDKTESVDRNEATGARELGSDPKTNKPVSVRLGRYGAYAQIGTKDDEAKPTYASLRPGQSMHTITLEEAMELFKLPRNLGKSEEGDDVTVGVGRFGPFVKQGSTYASLKPEDDPYVIELPRALQLVQEKLEAIANRTILDFGNGTQVLNGRYGPYITDGEKNARIPKDRDPKTLTEAECAELLAAAPVKKPRGGKAAKKGATKKAAAKKAPAEKKAAVKKTATKKTATKKTATKKAATKKTAAKKTTAKKTAVKKAATKKAAVKTTPAG; translated from the coding sequence ATGGCAAAGAACCTCCTCATCGTCGAATCGCCGGCCAAGGCCAAGACGATCAATAAGTACCTGGGCACTGACTTCCAGGTGCTGGCGTCCTACGGTCACGTTCGTGACCTGAGGCCGAAGGAGGGTGCCGTTGATCCCGAGCACGGCTTCGCCATGGCGTACGAGGTGATCGACCGCAACGAAAAGCACGTCGACGCGATTGCCAAGGCGGCCAGCAAGGCCAGCTCCATCTACCTCGCGACCGACTTGGACCGCGAAGGCGAGGCGATCTCCTGGCATATCAGCGAGATCCTCCGCGAACGCGGCCTGCTCGAAGGCAAGGACGTCCAGCGCGTGGTGTTCAGCGAGATCACGCCGAAGGCCATCAAGGAAGCGGTGGCCAACCCGCGCAAGCTGTCCCACGACCTGGTCGACGCCCAGCAGGCGCGCCGCGCCCTGGATTACCTGGTGGGCTTCAACCTCTCCCCGGTGCTCTGGCGCAAGGTGCAGCGCGGCCTGTCCGCCGGCCGCGTGCAGTCGCCGGCGCTGCGCATGATTGTCGAGCGCGAGCTGGAGATCGAAGCGTTCCAGGCCCGCGAGTACTGGACCATCCAGGCCAACCTGGTCCACAAGGACGGAGCGTTCGACGCCCGCCTGGTGAAGCTGGACGGCAAGAAGTTCGAGCAGTTCGACCTCACCAACGAAGCCGACGCCCACAAGGCCCGTGCCGCCCTGGACAAGGCCGCGTCCGGCCAGTTCACCGTGGGCGACGTGACCAGCCGCGAGCGCAAGCGCCGCCCGGCCCCGCCGTTCACCACCTCGACCCTGCAGCAGGAAGCCGCCCGCAAGCTCGGCTTCTCCACCAGCCGCACCATGCGCGTGGCCCAGGGCCTGTACGAAGGCGTGTCCCTCGGTAGCGAGGGCAACGTCGGCCTGATCACCTATATGCGTACCGACTCGGTGGCCCTCTCCGAGGATGCCGTCGGTGAGCTGCGCGACCTCATCACGCGCGAATACGGCAAAGGCGCCCTGCCTGAGGCCGTGCAGGTCTACAAGTCGAAGTCGAAAAACGCACAGGAAGCGCATGAGGCCGTCCGCCCGACGTCCGCCATGCGCCTGCCCCGCAGCGTGGCGTCCTTCCTCAACGACGACCAGCGCAAGCTCTACGAACTGATCTGGAAGCGCACGGTCGCCTGCCAGATGGTCCACGCGACGATGAACACCGTTTCGGTGGAATTCCCGGTGGGCGACTCCGGCTTCCGCGCCACGGGTACCACCATCGTCGACCCGGGCTTCCTCGCCGTGTACGAGGAAGGCCGCGACCAGAAGAACGAGGACGACGACGAGGCACGCCGCCTGCCGCGCCTGGCCACGGGCGACAAGGTGCCAGTGTCCGCGATCGTCGCCGACCAGCATTTCACCGAGCCCCCGCCGCGCTTCTCCGAAGCCAGCCTGGTCAAGGCGCTCGAGGAGTACGGCATCGGCCGTCCGTCGACGTACGCCAGCATCATCCAGGTGCTGATCAGCCGTGAGTACGTCATGCTCGACAGCCGCCGCTTCAAGCCGACCGACGTGGGCCGCGCGGTGAGCCAGTTCCTCTCCGGCCACTTCAAGCAGTACGTCGACTACGACTTCACCGCGCGCCTCGAAGACGAGCTCGATGCGGTGAGCCGTGGCGAAGAAGCGTGGGTGCCGCTGCTCGAGCGCTTCTGGCAGCCATTCAAGACACTGGTGGACGACAAGACCGAAAGCGTCGACCGCAACGAAGCCACCGGCGCTCGCGAACTCGGCAGCGACCCGAAGACGAACAAGCCGGTGTCGGTCCGCCTGGGCCGCTACGGCGCCTACGCGCAGATCGGCACGAAGGACGACGAAGCCAAGCCGACGTATGCGAGCCTGCGCCCCGGCCAGAGCATGCACACGATCACGCTTGAGGAGGCGATGGAGCTGTTCAAGCTTCCGCGCAACCTTGGCAAGTCCGAGGAAGGCGACGATGTCACCGTCGGCGTGGGTCGTTTCGGTCCGTTCGTGAAGCAGGGCAGCACCTATGCCTCGCTGAAGCCGGAAGATGATCCGTACGTCATCGAGCTGCCGCGTGCGCTGCAGCTGGTGCAGGAAAAGCTCGAAGCCATCGCCAACCGCACCATCCTCGATTTTGGCAACGGCACCCAGGTGTTGAACGGCCGCTACGGCCCGTACATCACCGACGGCGAAAAGAACGCGCGCATCCCGAAGGATCGCGACCCGAAGACGCTGACCGAAGCCGAGTGCGCCGAACTGCTGGCCGCCGCGCCGGTGAAGAAGCCGCGTGGTGGCAAGGCGGCGAAGAAGGGCGCGACGAAGAAGGCCGCGGCCAAGAAGGCACCGGCCGAGAAGAAGGCTGCGGTCAAGAAGACGGCGACGAAGAAGACGGCCACCAAGAAGACCGCGACCAAGAAGGCCGCCACGAAGAAGACAGCGGCGAAGAAGACCACGGCCAAGAAGACGGCTGTGAAAAAAGCGGCCACCAAGAAGGCGGCCGTAAAGACCACGCCGGCCGGCTGA
- a CDS encoding L-threonylcarbamoyladenylate synthase: protein MRRLELSTVDAAAALLRKGGVLAYPTEAVFGLGCDPHDRDAFDRLFALKERPPTQGVLLIAADFAQVAPYIDLSAVPEGVMAQVHATWPGPNTWVFPRSALVPDWVAGAHAGIALRVTAHEPAAALCRAFGAPLVSTSANPHGEPPARDVATLSRYFGERLDAVLDAPLGGLDRPTVIRDALTGAIIRA, encoded by the coding sequence ATGCGCCGGCTCGAGCTGTCGACCGTGGACGCGGCCGCCGCGCTCCTTCGCAAGGGCGGCGTGCTCGCCTACCCGACCGAGGCGGTATTCGGCCTGGGTTGTGATCCGCATGACCGAGACGCGTTCGATCGGCTGTTCGCGCTGAAGGAGCGTCCGCCCACGCAGGGCGTGCTCCTGATCGCCGCGGACTTCGCCCAGGTGGCGCCCTATATCGACCTCAGTGCGGTGCCGGAAGGCGTCATGGCCCAGGTCCATGCCACCTGGCCCGGCCCGAACACCTGGGTGTTTCCGCGCAGCGCGCTCGTGCCGGACTGGGTGGCTGGCGCCCACGCGGGCATCGCCCTGCGGGTGACGGCACACGAACCGGCGGCGGCGCTCTGCCGCGCGTTCGGGGCGCCGCTGGTGTCCACCAGCGCCAATCCCCATGGTGAACCGCCCGCGCGCGATGTGGCGACGCTGTCGCGCTATTTCGGCGAGCGGCTCGACGCCGTGCTCGATGCCCCGCTGGGTGGCCTGGACCGCCCCACGGTCATCCGTGATGCGCTGACCGGCGCTATCATCCGCGCTTGA
- a CDS encoding AMP-binding protein: MASVYEATGRESAPMLPLLAGAPSRVVAWRDGRAVSAATFLAHVHQVAARLPDVVGAVNLCEDRYAFLVAFAALVLRGQVNLLPPSRAPHAVDDVMANHPGCYAIGELPLAPAPEGYLQMPALDDVAPYDGEPPSVPADAVVAIGYTSGSTGKPKPNIKTWGSFHASNAGNIRMLAEAIGSPFDVVATVPPQHMYGMEMSVVMPLMSEVSVHAGRPFFPADVASALASMPEPRVLVITPVHLRALVESGVQLPSLAAFVSATAPMPVELAIEAEKRFGAPLHEVFGSTETCVFASRRTATEEEWSLYDGVTLHSQPDGTLVDAPQLAEPMALADIVTLHGEGRRFRLCGRNTDLLEIAGKRASLGDLNRRLLAIAGVTDGVLFQLDEPDAAGVRRIAGLAVAPGLTPEAVLGALREAMDPVFLPRPLRLVDALPRNETGKLPRGALLALVQR, translated from the coding sequence TTGGCAAGCGTTTATGAAGCCACCGGGCGCGAAAGCGCGCCGATGTTGCCGTTGCTGGCTGGCGCGCCGTCGCGCGTGGTCGCCTGGCGCGACGGCCGTGCCGTCTCCGCCGCCACCTTCCTCGCCCACGTCCACCAGGTGGCCGCACGGCTGCCGGACGTGGTGGGCGCGGTCAACCTCTGTGAAGATCGCTACGCGTTCCTGGTCGCGTTCGCCGCGCTGGTCCTGCGTGGCCAGGTGAACCTGCTACCGCCCTCGCGCGCACCGCATGCGGTGGACGACGTGATGGCCAACCATCCCGGCTGCTACGCCATCGGCGAACTCCCGCTGGCGCCCGCGCCGGAGGGTTACCTGCAGATGCCCGCGCTCGACGACGTGGCGCCGTACGACGGTGAGCCGCCTTCGGTGCCGGCAGATGCCGTGGTCGCCATCGGTTACACCTCCGGTTCCACCGGCAAGCCGAAACCCAACATCAAGACGTGGGGCAGCTTCCACGCGAGCAACGCGGGCAACATCCGCATGCTGGCCGAGGCCATTGGCAGCCCCTTCGACGTGGTGGCCACCGTGCCGCCGCAGCACATGTATGGCATGGAGATGTCGGTGGTGATGCCGCTGATGTCCGAAGTAAGCGTCCACGCCGGCCGTCCGTTCTTCCCTGCCGACGTCGCCTCGGCGCTCGCGTCGATGCCCGAGCCGCGCGTGCTGGTGATCACACCCGTGCACCTGCGCGCGCTGGTGGAGTCCGGCGTGCAGCTGCCGTCGCTGGCCGCGTTCGTCTCGGCGACGGCACCGATGCCGGTGGAGCTGGCGATCGAGGCGGAAAAGCGCTTTGGTGCACCCCTGCACGAAGTGTTCGGGTCGACCGAAACCTGCGTGTTCGCCAGCCGCCGCACGGCGACCGAAGAAGAATGGTCGCTCTACGACGGCGTGACCCTGCACTCGCAGCCGGACGGCACCCTGGTCGATGCGCCGCAGCTGGCTGAACCCATGGCGCTGGCCGACATCGTCACCCTGCATGGCGAGGGGCGTCGCTTCCGCCTCTGCGGGCGCAATACCGACCTGCTGGAAATCGCCGGCAAGCGTGCGTCGCTGGGTGACCTCAACCGCCGCCTGCTCGCCATCGCCGGCGTGACGGACGGCGTGCTGTTCCAGCTGGACGAGCCAGACGCCGCTGGCGTGCGCCGGATCGCCGGGCTGGCCGTTGCCCCTGGCCTGACCCCGGAAGCCGTGCTGGGCGCCTTGCGCGAGGCCATGGACCCGGTCTTCCTGCCTCGCCCCCTACGCCTGGTGGATGCATTGCCGCGCAATGAGACCGGCAAGCTGCCGCGTGGCGCCTTGCTGGCGCTGGTCCAGCGCTAG
- the purD gene encoding phosphoribosylamine--glycine ligase, with amino-acid sequence MKVLVIGSGGREHALAWKLGQSPRVDEVIVAPGNAGTALEPGLRNANVAVTDIDGLVALAKAEGVGLTVVGPEVPLVAGVVDRFTAEGLRCFGPRAAAAQLEGSKAFAKDFLARHAIPTAHYAVFTDLEPALAHVRQTGAPIVIKADGLAAGKGVVVAMSLSEAEAALNDMLGDKAFGDASSRVVIEEFLDGEEASFIVIADGKRALPMATSQDHKRRDDGDKGPNTGGMGAYSPAPVVTDEVSARVMREIIEPTLAGMAADGAPFTGFLYAGLMIDKAGAAKVIEFNVRFGDPETQPIMLRLQSDLVDLVEAALDGDVGRVQAQWDPRPSLGVVLAAGGYPGKVRAGDVIRGANGDYGPDVKVFHAGTTTDAEGRAVTAGGRVLTVCALGDDLAQARAHAYAALERVTFADAFFRHDIAHRAFSRG; translated from the coding sequence ATGAAAGTCCTCGTCATCGGTAGCGGCGGCCGCGAGCACGCCCTGGCCTGGAAACTCGGCCAGTCGCCGCGCGTCGACGAGGTGATCGTGGCCCCGGGCAACGCCGGCACGGCACTGGAGCCGGGCCTTCGCAACGCGAACGTCGCGGTAACCGATATCGACGGCCTCGTCGCGCTGGCGAAGGCAGAAGGCGTCGGCCTCACCGTCGTGGGCCCCGAAGTACCGCTGGTCGCCGGCGTAGTCGACCGTTTCACGGCCGAGGGCCTGCGCTGCTTCGGCCCGCGCGCCGCGGCGGCCCAGCTCGAAGGCAGCAAGGCCTTCGCCAAGGATTTCCTGGCGCGCCACGCCATCCCGACCGCGCACTATGCCGTGTTCACCGACCTCGAGCCGGCGCTCGCCCACGTGCGCCAGACGGGCGCGCCCATCGTCATCAAGGCCGACGGCCTGGCGGCGGGCAAGGGCGTGGTCGTCGCCATGTCGCTGTCCGAAGCGGAAGCGGCGCTCAACGACATGCTTGGCGACAAGGCCTTCGGCGACGCCTCGTCGCGCGTGGTGATCGAAGAATTCCTCGATGGCGAAGAAGCCAGCTTCATCGTCATCGCCGACGGCAAGCGCGCGCTGCCCATGGCCACCAGCCAGGACCACAAGCGCCGCGACGACGGCGACAAGGGCCCGAACACCGGTGGCATGGGCGCGTACTCACCGGCACCGGTGGTCACCGACGAGGTCTCGGCGCGGGTCATGCGCGAGATCATCGAGCCGACGCTCGCCGGCATGGCGGCGGACGGCGCACCGTTCACCGGTTTTCTCTACGCCGGCCTGATGATCGACAAGGCCGGTGCGGCCAAGGTCATCGAGTTCAATGTCCGCTTTGGCGATCCGGAAACCCAGCCGATCATGCTGCGCCTGCAGTCGGACCTCGTCGACCTGGTGGAAGCGGCGCTCGACGGCGACGTCGGCCGCGTGCAGGCCCAGTGGGATCCGCGCCCGTCGCTGGGCGTGGTGCTTGCCGCGGGTGGCTATCCCGGCAAGGTGCGCGCGGGTGATGTCATTCGTGGCGCCAACGGCGACTACGGCCCGGACGTGAAGGTGTTCCACGCCGGCACCACCACCGATGCCGAAGGCCGCGCCGTGACGGCCGGTGGGCGCGTGCTGACCGTATGCGCCCTCGGCGACGACCTCGCCCAGGCCCGGGCGCACGCCTACGCCGCGCTCGAAAGGGTGACGTTTGCCGATGCGTTCTTCCGCCACGATATTGCCCACCGGGCCTTCTCGCGCGGATAA